The DNA window CGGTTTGGCCCTCGATGCGCTGCGCCAGGTTGACCTTGTCGCCGATTACGGTGTACTCCATTTTCTTCTCGGAGCCGATGTTGCCGGCTACGACCTCGCCGGTGGTGATGCCGATGCCGGCGTAGACGGGCTCTTTTCCCTCCTCGAGCCGTTTTTTATTAAATTCGGCTATGGCCTTTTGCATCTCGGCCGCGGCCAACGCGGCCTTGAGCGGCGCGTGGTCCTGGTCGAGGGGGGCGTTCCAATAGGCCATGACGCCGTCGCCCAGGAACTTGTCCAGCGCGCCCTCGTACAAAAAAATTATGTCGATCATTATGGCCAGGTACTCATTAAGGAGGGCGACCACCTCGTGCGGCTCGTGGCGCTCCGAGAAGGGCGTGAACCCCTCCAGGTCTGAGAATAGGACCGTCACCTCGCGCGTCTCGCCTTCCAGGCTGATGGCGTCCTTCTGGGAGAGGATTTTCTCGGCGACCTGTTTGGTTACGTACCGCTTGAAGGTGTTCTTGACGAACTCGCGGTCGCGCAGGCCCTCGGTCATCAGGTTGAAGTCGTGGGCCAGGCGGCCCAGCTCGTCGCGCCGCCGCTGCTCGAGGCGGTAGTCGAAGTCGCCCTCCTGGACGCGGGCCAGGCCCGCGGCCAGCTCTTTGACCGGCCTGGTCCAGGTGACCGAGACGGCGACGGCGACGGCCAGGCCGGCCAGGATGAAGACGGCCGCTACGCCGGCCGCGGTCAATACCTCGCGCTCGACGAGCCAATTCAGGCCCGCGACGGAGTAGCCGACGCTTATCATATAGCGGGCTTTGCCGGTCCGGGGGTCGGTGACGTTGGCATTAACGCGGCCCAGGTTGGGGGCGTCTATTTTGTAGTAGTCGAGGGGCTCGAGCTTGCGGCCCGAGGC is part of the bacterium genome and encodes:
- a CDS encoding adenylate/guanylate cyclase domain-containing protein, which gives rise to MAKNAIKFRKTLALKLTLVIEAIIILAIVTVAAVNLWRELGRIDDDARARMNLTVALIQRAFTTLERGQFEGWLKEIYRLRFNTAAYDLTPVYVLVLRGQEEVVLASSNPRVPVVDASGRKLEPLDYYKIDAPNLGRVNANVTDPRTGKARYMISVGYSVAGLNWLVEREVLTAAGVAAVFILAGLAVAVAVSVTWTRPVKELAAGLARVQEGDFDYRLEQRRRDELGRLAHDFNLMTEGLRDREFVKNTFKRYVTKQVAEKILSQKDAISLEGETREVTVLFSDLEGFTPFSERHEPHEVVALLNEYLAIMIDIIFLYEGALDKFLGDGVMAYWNAPLDQDHAPLKAALAAAEMQKAIAEFNKKRLEEGKEPVYAGIGITTGEVVAGNIGSEKKMEYTVIGDKVNLAQRIEGQTDRGQILMDNTTYLHVKDYCFATPLPPSRVKGKKDPVQIYVIHALNRRAAPFVASGRTDLLLEA